The region CGGTCCTCGGTTTTTGCGAGAGCCGGGGGCTTCCGGCGGACGGGCTCCGCGTCGCGGCGCGTCTCGTTCGGGACGAGGAGACGAACCGCGTCGTCAGGGTTCGCCATGAGATCCGTGTCGGCGCGGACTTCCCGGAGAAGTATCGGAAGGCGCTCGTCCGCGCGGCGAACACTTGCAGCGTGAAGCGTTATCTGGAGAACCCGCCGGAAATCGAGACCGCGGTGAAAACGGAGTGAACCATGCGCGGCCGCGAAGAGGAATCCGGCGCGACGCGAGGGACGGGCCGTAGGACGCTTCGCGCGGGAAATGGGCGCACACCCGTCCGCCTCCTCCTCCTCTCCTCTCTCTCTTCTCTCTTCTTTCTCTCTCTTTTCTTCCTCTCCGGTTGTCTCCTTAACCCGCGCGAGAACGTGAGGGCGCGCGCCCTTCGTTTCTCCGTGCTTCGTTTCTCCTCGCCGATCGCGCCGGCGGACTCATTGACGATCGAGACCGGGTTCTACGTCGGGCCGAACACCTGTTGGGCGGTGGAGAAGCTCGAGGTCGCGCGCGAGGGGAACACGATCCGCGTCTCCGGGCTCGCGGTCGAGAGGACCAACGGGCACGATTGCGGCACGATGCCGCGAGAGGCGACCCGCGTGCTCCCGCTTCCCCGCCTCGATCCGGGGATCTACCTTCTCTGGGCGGGGGATCTCCAAGACACGCTCACGGTCTCGGCCGAGCCGGATTCCTCTTCGAGGCGTTTCGTCGCCCGGGGGTTCCTCGACCCGAACGGTGAGGAATGCCTCGATCTCGCGGCCCCGCCCTTTCGCATCGGGCTCGCGGCCCGTCCCGATTCGATTCCTCTCGGGGAGATTCTCGTTTGGGGGGAGGAGATCGACGAGGATCCCTGCGGGAGGCCGATGCCGGGGCTCTGCGACTTCTTCGCCTCCGTTCGGAGGATCGCCCCCGCCCCGTCTTGAACAGGATAAAGCCGGGCGCGGTCCGCGCCGGTTCGAGAGCGCCGGAGAACCTACCCCTTCCGCGGTTCGTTCCGTATACTCGCCCGCGGAGGAAACGATGAGCGCGTTCCGGTTCGTTCACACGGCGGATGTTCACCTCGATATGCCTTTCGCGAGCAAGAGCCCGGAACTGCGAAGGCTTCTCGCGGACTCGCTCCGCCGGTCGTTCGAGAGGGCGGTCGATCTCGCGATCGGGGAGAGAGTGCACGCCTTTCTCATCGCGGGCGATCTCTTCCAGAAGCGCGATCCCTCGATCGCCGCCGAGACGTTCCTTCTCGCGCAGATGAGACGGTTGTCCGCCGCGGGGATCCACGTCTTCTACTGCACCGGAAATCACGATCCCTTGCGCGCGGCCGCGGGCGCGAGACGGATCGAATGGCCCGAGGGGGTCGAGGTCTTCCTCGAGGGCGTTCCCGCGCGGCGAGATGTTCTCGCGCCGGACGGAAGGCTCGTCGCGCGCGTGACCGGCGCGGGGCACGAGGGGCCGGCCGTGGGGGAGAACCTCGCGGCGCGCTTCCCGGCCGTCTCCGGTCCGCTCCCCGAGGTTGCGCTTCTTCACGCGTCGATCGAGGGGGTGGGGGATCTCGCGCCGGACGACCGCTACGCGCCGTGCGCGACGCGCGACCTCCGCGGAAAGGGATACGACTACTGGGCGCTCGGGCACGTCCACAAGAGAAGCGCGCCGCTCAACGATCCTCCCGCGCATTACTCGGGGAGCCCGATGGGGCTCGATCGAACGGAGACGGGAGAGAAGGGGGCGCTTCTCGTCGAGGTGGTCCCGGGGGGCGGGGCGCGCGTGGAGTTCCGGCCGACCGCTCCCGTCCGATGGGAGGAAATCGGAATCGACGCGGCCGGCGCGTCGTCGGTCGAGGCGCTCCGCCGGCACCTCCGCGAACGGATCGTCGCGGAAGGGTACGGGGAGGGGGTGCTCCTCTCGATCGAGATGGAAGGATCTTCACCTCTCAAGCGAGCGCTCGAGGAGGGGGAGGGGGCGGCCGAGCTTGCCGGGGATCTCGCCGCCGAGACCGGGCTCGCGTTTCTCGCGATCCGGACCGGACGTCTCCGGCCTCTCGCGGACGAGGGGCGGGCGCGGATCGGCCCTCTCGGCGCCGCGCTCGATCTCGTCGCCGCCCTTCGGGAGGGGAGGGAGCCGTTCGACCCGTTCCT is a window of Candidatus Eisenbacteria bacterium DNA encoding:
- a CDS encoding OsmC family protein, producing the protein MDIEIAFGGGKKVDVRYKGFTHRTDQPGESGGEGSAPEPVDLLFAAIAACTAYTVLGFCESRGLPADGLRVAARLVRDEETNRVVRVRHEIRVGADFPEKYRKALVRAANTCSVKRYLENPPEIETAVKTE
- a CDS encoding DNA repair exonuclease; amino-acid sequence: MSAFRFVHTADVHLDMPFASKSPELRRLLADSLRRSFERAVDLAIGERVHAFLIAGDLFQKRDPSIAAETFLLAQMRRLSAAGIHVFYCTGNHDPLRAAAGARRIEWPEGVEVFLEGVPARRDVLAPDGRLVARVTGAGHEGPAVGENLAARFPAVSGPLPEVALLHASIEGVGDLAPDDRYAPCATRDLRGKGYDYWALGHVHKRSAPLNDPPAHYSGSPMGLDRTETGEKGALLVEVVPGGGARVEFRPTAPVRWEEIGIDAAGASSVEALRRHLRERIVAEGYGEGVLLSIEMEGSSPLKRALEEGEGAAELAGDLAAETGLAFLAIRTGRLRPLADEGRARIGPLGAALDLVAALREGREPFDPFLPELARPLPEDAEERGRFLRALLDGAEEELIDRARGEEP